In the genome of Polynucleobacter sp. TSB-Sco08W16, the window GTACGCTCAAGCAGAATCAGTCGATGGAATTTTGTTGGACCTTGGTATCAGCTCGCCGCAAGTGGACGAAGCTCATCGGGGATTTTCATTTCGTCGCGATGGTCCGCTCGATATGCGGATGAATACGGATCAAGGTCAAACAGCAGCAGAGTGGTTGGAGCAAGCGCCCCAGGAGGAAATCACGCACGTGATTAAGACCTACGGAGAAGAGCGTTTTGCATTCCAAATCGCTAAAGCTATTGTGGCTAAGCGAGAAGAAGGATTGTCCCCAAAAACAACTATGCAATTGGCCAGTTTGGTTGCTAGCGTAGTGCGCACCCGTGAAGCAGGACAAGACCCGGCTACAAGAACCTTTCAAGCGCTCCGTATTTTTATCAATCGTGAATTGGAAGATTTAGAGCTAGGCCTTAAAGCGGCGCTGGGATTATTAAAGCCAGGTGCCAGGCTGGCAGTTATTAGTTTCCACTCCCTGGAAGATCGTATTGTTAAGCAATTTTTGCAAGCACATGCAAAAGTAGAAATTCCTCGTGGTTTGCCTGTACGTGAAAAAGATTTACCACAAAGTGCGCTTGAAATTATTGGTCGCGTTAAGCCTAGTGATTTAGAAGTTGCAGAAAATCCTCGTGCACGTTCAGCAATTATGCGAGTGGCAGAAAAGCGTATGGGGGCATTGGTATGAATCGTGCCACCTTGACCTTATTGGCTCTGTTATTAATATGCGCTCTATCGCTTGTAGCTGCACAGCAGCGTGCCCGTAAATTATTCGTTGCCCAAGAACGTGCTCAGATTGAGGAGCGCAAGTTGAATCAAGACTGGTTACGTCTGGAGTATGAACAGCGCAATCTCTCTAAGTCTGCGCGTATTCGTGATGTAGCACGCAACCAATTACGCATGGTGCCAATTTCTCCCGAACGTACTTTGTACTTGAAGGAGGCTCAATGAGGCCGGTTGGGTTTTCTACAACGCCGAATTTAGTCTTGCGCTTGCCAATGTGGCGGTCGCGCTTAATGCTATTCCTTTTGTTCTTTGTCTTCATGATGTTGCTATTACGTGCATTCTGGATTCAGGGTCCAGGTAATGCATTTTATGAAGCAAAGGGTGTGCGTGGTACCCAGCGTGAGTTGGAGTTACCTGCAAGTCGCGGAAAAATTTTAGATCGCAATGGCCAGGTCATTGCTACTAGTCTTGAGGCCAAGTCTGTTATTGCCTATAACGATACTGTCCCAGATGACTTAGCTGCCGATAAAGTCCAAAAGCTCGCCAGCTTGTTACAAATTAGCGAGTCTGATTTGCGTAGGAAGTTAAAGGAAGAGCGCAAACAAATTTTCTTGAAGCGCCAAGTAGATCCAGAAGTCGCCCAACAGATTAAACAGCTAGAGATTCCTGGCATCGGTCTAAACAATGAATATCGCCGCTTCTATCCTGAAGGCGAAGCAATGGCTCACGTTGTTGGCTTTACTAATGTGAACGATAAAGGTCAGGAGGGTATGGAACTCTCCCGCGAGAATGAGCTGGCAGCCCATCCCGGTCAAAGACGCGTTGTTGTTGATCGTCTTGGTCGCGTGGTTGAAGACGTAGCGATTGAGCAGTTGCCACAAAATGGTAAAGACTTGCAGCTCTCCATCGATAGCAAAATCCAATTCCTCGCTTATAACGCTGTAAAGAACGCGGTTGAGCAACATCATGCAAAAGCAGGTGGTGCTGTAGTGTTAGATACCCAAACTGGCGAAATTTTGGCGCTTGCAAACTACCCAAGCTATAACCCCAACGATCGAAGAAATCTGAGTGGCGAGCAGTTACGCAATCGCGTGATGACCGATACTTTTGAGCCAGGCTCAACGATGAAGCCTTTGACGATATCCATCGCTTTAGAAAAAGGAGCCGTCACGCCTAATACCAATATGGTGATCGGCGCCTCTTATCTTGTGGGCCCAAAACCCATTACTGATACTCACCCCTATGGTAATTTGACAGTTGCACAGGTTATTCAAAAGTCTAGCAATATTGGTACAGCAAAAATTGCAATGAATAATCTTTCACCAGAAGAGATGTGGGATTTTTATACTTCTGTCGGTTTAGGTCAATCACCAAAGATTGGTTTCCCTGGTGCAGTCGCAGGTACGGTGCATCCATTTAAAAAATGGATGCCAACTGATCAAGCCCGCATTGCATTTGGTTACGGTATTTCTGCTTCCTTATTCCAAGTAGCCCGTGCTTACACAATCTTTGCTCGCGATGGTGAGTTGGTGCCGCTGACTATCGAACGTAGTCCAGAATTTAAGCCTGGTACACGAGTGCTCTCAGCAAAGACCGCCTCCGAAATGCGGGAAATGATGGAGACGGTGACTGAGCCTGGCGGTACTGCTGTCAAGGCTCAGACTGAAGGCTATCGTGTAGGTGGTAAGACAGGTACAGCGCATAAATTAGTAGGAAAAGGTTACGGTAATTCTTATCGTGCTTACTTTGCAGGACTTGCCCCTATTAGTGCTCCACGAATTGTGGTGGCAGTCATGATTGATGAGCCTACCGGTGGAAGTCACTACGGTGGTGATGTAGCGGCGCCGGTATTTTCAACTATTGTTGGGGAGACCTTGAGAACGCTTAATGTTCTCCCTGATAGTAAAGTGAAGCAAACGGCGCTTGATGAAAAGATTCCTGCGGATGTTCGCACAGCTAGTGCACAGACGCAGCATGTGGTTTCAAAAAGATGAGGGTGACGATGAATCTGGACCCCAATCATTTGATTGACCACTTACAAGCCTTAGTAAGCCCATCTGCAAAAGTGAGTGCAGATAGTCGTCAGATCCAACCTGGGGATATCTTTTTTGCATATCCAGTCGGACACGGTAATGCATTGCGTGATGGCCGTGAATTTATTGATGCCGCTTTACAAAACGGAGCAGCAGTGGTGGTATTTGATCCTGCCGGGGTAGATGCTGGTTACTTAGATCATGCTCAATGTATCGCAGTTGAAAAGCTTGCAGAAAAAGCTGGCAAACTCTGCGCTCAATGGTATGGCGAACCAAGTAAGCAATTACAAATAATAGGTGTTACTGGTACGAACGGTAAAACCAGTATTACCCAGTGGTTAGCTAAAGCCCTAGATCAGCCTAACCATCGCACAGCAGTATTGGGTACCTTGGGTACTGGCTTTCCTGGTGCTTTAGAAAAGACGGGATACACCACTCCAGATGCACCCAAACTACAGACTCAGTTAAAAGAGTTGTTAGATGCTGGCGCAAAACAAATTGCAATGGAAGTGTCTTCTCATGCGCTTCATCAATACCGCATTTCTGGAACTTTGATCAATTGCGCAGTCTTCACCAACCTGACGCAAGATCATTTGGACTATCACGGCAGTATGGCGAACTACGCAGAAGCCAAGGCGAGTCTGTTTAGTCAGCCGGGCCTTGAGCATGCTGTTATTAACTTAGATGATCCTTTTGGCCGTGAGCTAGCTATGAATCTACTAGCTAAGGATGAAGTTAAGGTTTGGGCATACGCATTAAATCAATCCGCCTTTAAAGGCTTTGAAAAATTTGGTGATCGTCTGCAGCGCATTTATGCAGTAGGCAATGCTTTCAATAGCACTGGATATGATTCTGTATTTACTTATGAAGGGGTAGGTGAAAATTCCTTACATATTCCTTTGTTAGGTGAATTTAATTTAAGTAATGCGCTCGCCGTTTGGACGGTGTTGCTCACACAGGGGCTTACTGGAGATGAGGCAAGTAAGCGAGTAAGTCAATTACAGCCAGTGCTTGGTCGCATGGAACTCATTCCCCTTGGACATAACCCAAAGTTAGCCGGTCCTTTAGCAGTCGTCGATTACGCACACACTCCAGATGCATTGCAAAAGACTTTGCAGGCTTTACGCCCAATTGCGGAGCAGCGTGGAGGAATACTGTGGTGCGTATTTGGTTGTGGCGGAGATCGCGATAGCGGTAAGCGTCCACAAATGGGTGCAGTAGCCGAGAAATGTGCTGACCAGGTCATTATCACCAGCGATAACCCAAGATCAGAAGATCCTCAGCAAATCATGGAAATGATTCGTAGCGGTATGAACGCATCAGAAAAAGTACAGATGATTGTTGACCGTGCTTCAGCAATCATGGCGGCAGTTCGTCATGCAAATGCCCAAGATGTTGTGTTGGTAGCTGGTAAAGGCCATGAAACTTCGCAAGAAATTAGCGGTAAAAGCTTTGATTTTTCTGATCAAGAGCATATTCGTCTGGCCGCTGGAGGTTTGGTCTGATGTCTGGAATGACAACACTCGCCCAAGTACACGCAATGTTGCCTGGAAGCACTTTGCTTAATGTCACAGTAGAGTCAGCAAAAACCTTAATGCTTTCTAGGGTTGGAACAGATAGTCGTCAAATTGAAGCTGGCGAACTATTTGTCGCTTTGGCTGGCGAACGTTTTGATGCACAAGATTTCCTGGTGGATGTCACTAAGAGTGGTGCAGGCGCTGCATTAGTCAGCAAGAAAGAGAAGTGCCCAGGAAATTTACCCGCAATTTGTATTGCCGATACTCGTATTGGCTTAGGCCAGCTCGCAAAGGCCTGGCGTGCAAATTATGACATCCCATTGGCTTTGGTTACTGGTAGTAATGGCAAGACCACAGTCAAGGAAATGATTGCTTCCATATTTAAAGCAGCAGTCGGTGAGGCGCATACCTTGGTGACGAAAGGTAATCTCAATAATGATATTGGCTTGCCACTGACTATATTGAAATTACGTTCCTCTGATCAGCTGGCGGTAGTCGAACTAGGCATGAATCATCCAGGTGAAACTGCACAATTGGCGGCGATCGCACAAGCAAATATTGCCTTGATTAATAATGCTCAACGAGAGCACCAAGAGTTCATGGCAACTGTTGCTGCAGTTGCCCAAGAGCATGCTGATGTGATTCACTCCTTGTCAAAAGATGGTATTGCAGTTTTCCCGGCGGACTCAGAGTTCACTAATGTTTGGCGTGAAGCAGCAGAGCAGCGCAAAGTAGTTGACTTTGCATTAATGACTGGTCAAGCCAGCTCATCTGCTGCAGTAAAAGGGCATCTTTCAAATACCGGACGAGTAGTAGTAAGTACTGAAATTGGCTCTGTTGAGATTCAATTGAATACATTAGGTAGTCACAATGTACGCAATGCATTAGCAGCGAGTGCAGTTGCTGTGGCTGCAGGCATTAGTCTGGAAAAGATTAAACAAGGTCTGGAGGCATTTGCTCCCGTTAACGGACGTATGCAGGCTAAAAAGATCGACTCCAATCACACCTTAATTGATGATAGTTACAACGCAAATCCTGATTCTGTGCGGGCTGCAATCGATGCATTAAAGCAGTCTGGCAATAGTTCTTGGTTAATTTTGGGGGACATGGGCGAGGTTGGCAATCAAGGGCCTGAGTTTCACCGCGAAGTAGGCGCTTATGCAGCTGAGCAGGGTGTTACAAAATTATTTGCGCTTGGCGATCAATGTCAATTTGCAATTCAAGGCTTTGATGGGGTTAAGCAAGCCAATACTTCATCACAAGGAATTCATTTTTCGGATATGGATAGTTTGATTTCCCAATTGCGAGATGCGTTGCATGCGCAATCAACAGGGAGCAATCAGCATTTGAATATTTTAGTTAAGGGTTCACGATTTATGCGCATGGAGCGTGTAGTGCAAGCCTTGTTAGAGGAGGCTAAAACATGCTCTTAATGTTAGCCCAATGGCTGCAAGATGATTTCGGATTCTTCCGCGTCTTTAATTACATCACTTTTAGGGCGGTGATGGCAACGGTCACTGCCTTATTGATTGGATTGGCTGCCGGCCCTTGGGTGATTCGTAAGCTGGCTGAACTCAAGATGGGGCAGGCTGTTCGTACGGATGGACCTCAAACCCATTTAGTTAAATCGGGCACACCAACAATGGGCGGCATCCTGATATTGATTGGCATTTTTGTTTCTTGCATGCTCTGGGCTGATTTGAGTAATCGCTTTATTTGGATTGTGATGATTGTGACCTTTGGGTTCGGTGCAGTAGGTTGGGTCGATGACTATCGTAAGGTTGCATACAAGGATCCAAAGGGTATGCCTTCACGAGAAAAATTCTTCTGGCAAACCTTGATTGGTTTGTTTGCTGCTATTTACTTGGCATTCTCAGTATCTGAAGTCAATAACCTTAAGGTCTTGCAATTGTTCTATGAGTGGCTAAAGAGCGGTTTTGCATTAGACCTTCCTGCTAAGACCAATTTACTTCTGCCATTTATTAAAGAGGTCAGCTACCCATTGGGAATGATGGGCTTCATCATTTTGAGCTACTTAGTGATTGTTGGTAGCAGTAATGCTGTGAATTTAACGGATGGTCTTGATGGTTTAGTGATCATGCCAGTGATTTTGGTAGGCGCGGCTTTAGGTGCCTTTGCTTATGTGATGGGTAATGCTATTTACGCCAAGTACTTACTGTTTCCCTACATTCCCGGTGCTGGCGAGCTCATGATTTTCTGTGGAGCTATGGGTGGTGCTGGCCTTGCTTTCCTTTGGTACAACACGCATCCAGCCCAAGTGTTTATGGGTGATGTTGGCGCTCTTGCTCTAGGTGGCGCGCTTGGAACGATTGCCGTAATTGTGCGTCAAGAGATTGTGCTCTTTGTGATGGGTGGAATCTTTGTGGCTGAAACGGTTTCTGTGATGTTACAAGTGTTTTGGTTCAAGTTCACTAAGAAGCATTTTGGTGAGGGGCGTCGCATTTTCCGGATGGCACCCTTGCATCACCACTTTGAATTGGGTGGCTGGAAAGAAACACAGGTCGTTGTTCGTTTCTGGATTATCACCATCTTATTAGTTTTAGTTGGTTTATCAAGCTTGAAATTACGGTAAGCCGAAGAATAAATATGCTGACTTTAGAAAATACTTTTGCCAATCCTAGCTCTGTAGCCGATTCAGGCTATGAAGCTCCTCATCGCTTTTTGATATTAGGATTGGGTGAGTCTGGTATTGCTATGGCAAAGTGGTGCTTACGCAATGGCGCAGCAGTACGCTTAGTAGACACTCGCGATCGCTCCAAATTCTCAGAGCATCAGCTTGCTTCACTCGCAGAGTTGGAATTTGCTGGCTTAAAAGACGTTCAGTTTGGACCTCTAAACGATCA includes:
- the mraY gene encoding phospho-N-acetylmuramoyl-pentapeptide-transferase translates to MLLMLAQWLQDDFGFFRVFNYITFRAVMATVTALLIGLAAGPWVIRKLAELKMGQAVRTDGPQTHLVKSGTPTMGGILILIGIFVSCMLWADLSNRFIWIVMIVTFGFGAVGWVDDYRKVAYKDPKGMPSREKFFWQTLIGLFAAIYLAFSVSEVNNLKVLQLFYEWLKSGFALDLPAKTNLLLPFIKEVSYPLGMMGFIILSYLVIVGSSNAVNLTDGLDGLVIMPVILVGAALGAFAYVMGNAIYAKYLLFPYIPGAGELMIFCGAMGGAGLAFLWYNTHPAQVFMGDVGALALGGALGTIAVIVRQEIVLFVMGGIFVAETVSVMLQVFWFKFTKKHFGEGRRIFRMAPLHHHFELGGWKETQVVVRFWIITILLVLVGLSSLKLR
- a CDS encoding UDP-N-acetylmuramoyl-L-alanyl-D-glutamate--2,6-diaminopimelate ligase — its product is MNLDPNHLIDHLQALVSPSAKVSADSRQIQPGDIFFAYPVGHGNALRDGREFIDAALQNGAAVVVFDPAGVDAGYLDHAQCIAVEKLAEKAGKLCAQWYGEPSKQLQIIGVTGTNGKTSITQWLAKALDQPNHRTAVLGTLGTGFPGALEKTGYTTPDAPKLQTQLKELLDAGAKQIAMEVSSHALHQYRISGTLINCAVFTNLTQDHLDYHGSMANYAEAKASLFSQPGLEHAVINLDDPFGRELAMNLLAKDEVKVWAYALNQSAFKGFEKFGDRLQRIYAVGNAFNSTGYDSVFTYEGVGENSLHIPLLGEFNLSNALAVWTVLLTQGLTGDEASKRVSQLQPVLGRMELIPLGHNPKLAGPLAVVDYAHTPDALQKTLQALRPIAEQRGGILWCVFGCGGDRDSGKRPQMGAVAEKCADQVIITSDNPRSEDPQQIMEMIRSGMNASEKVQMIVDRASAIMAAVRHANAQDVVLVAGKGHETSQEISGKSFDFSDQEHIRLAAGGLV
- a CDS encoding penicillin-binding protein 2, with amino-acid sequence MRPVGFSTTPNLVLRLPMWRSRLMLFLLFFVFMMLLLRAFWIQGPGNAFYEAKGVRGTQRELELPASRGKILDRNGQVIATSLEAKSVIAYNDTVPDDLAADKVQKLASLLQISESDLRRKLKEERKQIFLKRQVDPEVAQQIKQLEIPGIGLNNEYRRFYPEGEAMAHVVGFTNVNDKGQEGMELSRENELAAHPGQRRVVVDRLGRVVEDVAIEQLPQNGKDLQLSIDSKIQFLAYNAVKNAVEQHHAKAGGAVVLDTQTGEILALANYPSYNPNDRRNLSGEQLRNRVMTDTFEPGSTMKPLTISIALEKGAVTPNTNMVIGASYLVGPKPITDTHPYGNLTVAQVIQKSSNIGTAKIAMNNLSPEEMWDFYTSVGLGQSPKIGFPGAVAGTVHPFKKWMPTDQARIAFGYGISASLFQVARAYTIFARDGELVPLTIERSPEFKPGTRVLSAKTASEMREMMETVTEPGGTAVKAQTEGYRVGGKTGTAHKLVGKGYGNSYRAYFAGLAPISAPRIVVAVMIDEPTGGSHYGGDVAAPVFSTIVGETLRTLNVLPDSKVKQTALDEKIPADVRTASAQTQHVVSKR
- the murF gene encoding UDP-N-acetylmuramoyl-tripeptide--D-alanyl-D-alanine ligase yields the protein MSGMTTLAQVHAMLPGSTLLNVTVESAKTLMLSRVGTDSRQIEAGELFVALAGERFDAQDFLVDVTKSGAGAALVSKKEKCPGNLPAICIADTRIGLGQLAKAWRANYDIPLALVTGSNGKTTVKEMIASIFKAAVGEAHTLVTKGNLNNDIGLPLTILKLRSSDQLAVVELGMNHPGETAQLAAIAQANIALINNAQREHQEFMATVAAVAQEHADVIHSLSKDGIAVFPADSEFTNVWREAAEQRKVVDFALMTGQASSSAAVKGHLSNTGRVVVSTEIGSVEIQLNTLGSHNVRNALAASAVAVAAGISLEKIKQGLEAFAPVNGRMQAKKIDSNHTLIDDSYNANPDSVRAAIDALKQSGNSSWLILGDMGEVGNQGPEFHREVGAYAAEQGVTKLFALGDQCQFAIQGFDGVKQANTSSQGIHFSDMDSLISQLRDALHAQSTGSNQHLNILVKGSRFMRMERVVQALLEEAKTCS
- the rsmH gene encoding 16S rRNA (cytosine(1402)-N(4))-methyltransferase RsmH, with protein sequence MNITHRPVLLAEAVTALTNGPLIQNQNAAKNILVIDGTFGRGGHTQALLKELPTSARMISFDKDLDAIAVAEKINDPRLSIVHDSFAQMDQYAQAESVDGILLDLGISSPQVDEAHRGFSFRRDGPLDMRMNTDQGQTAAEWLEQAPQEEITHVIKTYGEERFAFQIAKAIVAKREEGLSPKTTMQLASLVASVVRTREAGQDPATRTFQALRIFINRELEDLELGLKAALGLLKPGARLAVISFHSLEDRIVKQFLQAHAKVEIPRGLPVREKDLPQSALEIIGRVKPSDLEVAENPRARSAIMRVAEKRMGALV
- the ftsL gene encoding cell division protein FtsL, with the protein product MNRATLTLLALLLICALSLVAAQQRARKLFVAQERAQIEERKLNQDWLRLEYEQRNLSKSARIRDVARNQLRMVPISPERTLYLKEAQ